Proteins encoded by one window of Pseudonocardia sp. HH130629-09:
- a CDS encoding MGMT family protein codes for MDEEILERVREVVRSIPPGQTLGYGEVAELAGIRSARLVGRILAEDGHDLPWHRVLRSDGRSAPHLAAEQAARLRAEGIVMVDGRLPREHRRR; via the coding sequence GTGGACGAGGAGATCCTGGAGCGGGTGCGCGAGGTCGTCCGGTCGATCCCGCCCGGGCAGACCCTCGGCTACGGCGAGGTGGCCGAGCTCGCCGGGATCCGCTCGGCGCGTCTGGTCGGCCGGATCCTCGCCGAGGACGGCCACGACCTGCCGTGGCACCGGGTGCTGCGCTCCGACGGGCGCTCGGCCCCGCACCTCGCCGCCGAGCAGGCGGCCCGGCTGCGGGCCGAGGGGATCGTGATGGTCGACGGCCGGCTGCCCCGTGAGCACCGCAGGCGCTGA
- a CDS encoding TetR/AcrR family transcriptional regulator C-terminal domain-containing protein — protein MALHREAIVDAGFELLADGGLDAITARALAARLGVRAGALYYHLPDMAALRDEMATRVVRRVLQRVGEAAGSDWATVLRTAAAGTRDTLLGYRDGAMLVAGTRLLDDEALRSLEVPLAALVAAGFTPLDAQRALATVNAYVVGFVIEEEERRDPVRGAAYTAEHRRARLDPDAQPLSHALSDEVVALPEEAFTWGVEAIVAGIGARRGG, from the coding sequence TTGGCGCTACACCGCGAGGCCATAGTCGACGCGGGGTTCGAGCTGCTCGCCGACGGAGGGCTCGACGCGATCACCGCCCGCGCGCTGGCGGCTAGGCTCGGGGTGCGTGCGGGCGCGCTCTACTACCACCTGCCGGACATGGCGGCGCTGCGCGACGAGATGGCGACGCGTGTCGTGCGGCGGGTGCTGCAGCGCGTCGGGGAGGCGGCCGGGTCGGACTGGGCGACAGTGTTGCGGACCGCGGCGGCCGGCACCCGGGACACGCTGCTGGGCTACCGGGACGGGGCGATGCTCGTCGCCGGCACCCGCCTGCTCGACGACGAGGCGCTGCGCTCCCTGGAGGTGCCGCTGGCCGCGCTCGTCGCCGCGGGGTTCACCCCGCTCGACGCCCAGCGCGCGCTGGCCACGGTGAACGCCTACGTCGTCGGGTTCGTGATCGAGGAGGAGGAGCGCCGGGACCCGGTCCGCGGCGCCGCGTACACCGCCGAGCACCGCCGGGCCCGGCTCGACCCGGACGCGCAGCCGCTCAGCCACGCCCTGAGCGACGAGGTCGTCGCACTGCCGGAGGAGGCCTTCACCTGGGGGGTGGAGGCGATCGTCGCCGGGATCGGCGCGCGCCGTGGCGGCTGA
- a CDS encoding zinc-binding alcohol dehydrogenase family protein has product MKAAVVTSFTTPPAYADFPDADPVAGTVEVRMLAAGVHQLVRSVAAGSHYSAEDRLPFVAGVDGIAELDGRRVYTGGCPDPYGTIAERTLVLGATGNSGSPAVRIALHHGAGRVVAAGRDPAALERVCADDRVVGVRIGEDPAATTAALVAALDGGPDVVLDYLWGPVAVAAFDALRSGSLQHGGRAVRNVQIGSLAGRTVELDAAILRARRIEVTGSGGGSIDPALLLAELPRLLDAVVTEGLDVPVRTAELADVERAWTADGPGRLVITTG; this is encoded by the coding sequence ATGAAGGCTGCTGTCGTCACGTCGTTCACCACCCCGCCCGCGTACGCCGACTTCCCGGATGCCGATCCGGTCGCCGGGACGGTCGAGGTGCGCATGCTCGCCGCCGGGGTGCACCAGCTGGTGCGCTCGGTCGCCGCGGGCAGCCACTACTCCGCGGAGGATCGGCTGCCGTTCGTCGCCGGCGTCGACGGGATCGCCGAGCTCGACGGCCGCCGCGTCTACACCGGTGGCTGCCCCGACCCGTACGGGACGATCGCCGAACGCACGCTGGTCCTGGGTGCGACCGGCAACTCCGGCTCGCCGGCGGTGCGGATCGCGCTGCACCACGGCGCCGGCCGGGTGGTCGCGGCCGGGCGCGACCCCGCCGCGCTGGAGCGGGTCTGCGCCGACGACCGCGTCGTCGGCGTCCGGATCGGCGAGGACCCCGCCGCGACGACGGCCGCACTCGTGGCCGCGCTCGACGGCGGGCCCGACGTCGTCCTCGACTACCTGTGGGGCCCGGTCGCCGTCGCGGCGTTCGACGCACTGCGCTCGGGCAGCCTGCAGCACGGCGGGCGGGCGGTGCGCAACGTGCAGATCGGCTCGCTCGCCGGACGGACCGTCGAGCTGGACGCGGCGATCCTGCGCGCCCGCCGGATCGAGGTCACCGGCAGCGGCGGCGGGAGCATCGACCCGGCGCTGCTGCTCGCCGAGCTGCCGCGGCTGCTGGACGCCGTCGTCACCGAGGGTCTCGACGTGCCGGTGCGGACGGCGGAGCTGGCCGACGTCGAGCGGGCCTGGACCGCCGACGGGCCCGGGCGCCTGGTGATCACCACCGGGTGA
- a CDS encoding putative protein N(5)-glutamine methyltransferase, with the protein MPRPDPNLVARLRAAGCVFAEDEAALLGAAADGPEREALVRRRIAGGPLEHVLGRVDFDGLRVRITPGVFVPRRRSEALVHAAVAALPDLAPGHRPLVVDLCCGCGALGLAVARRAAADRHVADSRAVDPRAVDLHAADADPVATACAAANLAGIGTVHTGDLFAALPGRLRGRVDVLVANTPYVPSGVIASMPPEARDHEPRAALDGGADGLGPARRVAAGAAEWLAQGGTLLIETGTAQAPVLAEVFTAHGLTARIGTDDDRGATWVQGRAPR; encoded by the coding sequence GTGCCCCGGCCCGACCCGAACCTGGTCGCCCGGCTGCGGGCGGCGGGCTGCGTGTTCGCCGAGGACGAGGCGGCGCTGCTCGGCGCCGCGGCCGACGGCCCGGAGCGGGAGGCACTCGTACGGCGTCGCATCGCCGGTGGACCGCTGGAACACGTCCTGGGCCGGGTGGACTTCGACGGGCTGAGGGTGCGGATCACCCCCGGGGTGTTCGTGCCGCGCCGTCGCAGCGAGGCACTGGTGCACGCGGCCGTCGCCGCGCTGCCGGACCTCGCTCCCGGGCACCGCCCGCTGGTGGTCGACCTCTGCTGCGGCTGCGGTGCGCTGGGCCTCGCCGTCGCCCGCCGGGCCGCAGCCGACCGTCATGTCGCCGACAGTCGCGCCGTCGACCCCCGCGCCGTCGATCTCCACGCGGCCGACGCCGACCCGGTCGCCACCGCGTGTGCCGCGGCGAACCTGGCCGGGATCGGGACGGTGCACACGGGCGACCTGTTCGCCGCGCTCCCCGGCCGGCTGCGGGGCCGGGTCGACGTACTCGTCGCGAACACCCCCTACGTGCCCAGCGGCGTGATCGCGTCGATGCCCCCGGAGGCCCGCGACCACGAGCCCCGCGCCGCGCTCGACGGCGGCGCCGACGGCCTCGGCCCGGCCCGCCGCGTCGCCGCCGGGGCGGCGGAGTGGCTCGCTCAGGGCGGAACGCTGCTCATCGAGACCGGCACCGCACAGGCGCCGGTGCTGGCGGAGGTGTTCACCGCGCACGGGCTCACCGCCCGGATCGGCACCGACGACGACCGCGGCGCGACCTGGGTGCAGGGCCGTGCTCCCCGCTGA
- a CDS encoding sirohydrochlorin chelatase translates to MTGLPLLLVAHGSRSDAADAVIRSLAEAVAARGPQVEICYVDVRGPKVVDAVIGLQDRGHDGAVVVPAFLAAGYHVRTDLPAQLAEAGADPARFAVTRSMGPDPLLAAAALGRLRTAGYRDGDAVVLAAAGSSDPSAVAQVHASAGMLARRVGRPVPVGFAATGSPSVAELVTRLHEAGERRVAVASWLLAPGVFQTRLLGSGADVVADPLGVHDDVVAAVLKRYAAGAAAVLAA, encoded by the coding sequence GTGACCGGGCTCCCGCTGCTGCTCGTCGCGCACGGGTCGCGCTCCGACGCCGCCGACGCGGTGATCCGGTCGCTCGCCGAGGCCGTCGCCGCACGCGGCCCGCAGGTCGAGATCTGCTACGTCGACGTCCGCGGTCCGAAGGTCGTCGACGCCGTGATCGGGCTGCAGGACCGCGGCCACGACGGCGCCGTCGTCGTCCCCGCGTTCCTCGCCGCCGGCTACCACGTGCGTACCGACCTGCCCGCCCAGCTCGCCGAGGCCGGCGCCGACCCGGCCCGGTTCGCGGTGACCCGCTCCATGGGGCCCGACCCGCTGCTCGCCGCCGCGGCCCTGGGCAGGCTGCGCACGGCCGGCTACCGCGACGGCGACGCCGTCGTCCTCGCCGCGGCCGGCTCGTCGGACCCGTCCGCGGTCGCCCAGGTGCACGCGAGTGCCGGGATGCTCGCCCGCCGGGTCGGCCGTCCCGTCCCGGTCGGGTTCGCCGCCACCGGCAGCCCGTCGGTGGCGGAGCTGGTCACCCGGCTGCACGAAGCAGGGGAGCGGCGGGTCGCGGTCGCGTCCTGGCTGCTGGCACCCGGGGTCTTCCAGACACGGCTGCTCGGATCGGGCGCCGACGTCGTCGCCGACCCGCTCGGCGTGCACGACGACGTGGTCGCCGCCGTCCTCAAGCGCTACGCCGCCGGGGCCGCCGCGGTGCTCGCCGCCTGA
- a CDS encoding uroporphyrinogen-III synthase — protein sequence MTRSAARDVAAAPDAAAVPPLAGFTVGITAARRAEELATMLERRGATIQHGPALRIVALADDADLENRTRELVAAPPDITVATTGIGYRGWIEAADGWGLGEELLAALGRSEMLARGPKARGAIRASGLVDAWSPESESTAEVLEHLLDRGVEGTRIAVQLHGEPLPDVVDALEMAGAEVVTVPVYRWAPPLDLAPLDRLIDTTLAGGIDVLAFTSAPAAAGILARAGERGLREDLLTALRGPVLALCVGPVTAAPLEALDVPTVQPQRSRLGAMVRTCESVAPARARRLPVGGHQLELRGHAVLVDGRFRPLPPTPMALLRLLARRPGRVVSRAELLAAQPGGAGDEHAVENAIARLRAALGVPGLVQTVVRRGYRLALEPEHGAHCAEDPEVTR from the coding sequence GTGACCCGATCCGCCGCACGAGACGTCGCCGCCGCGCCCGACGCGGCGGCGGTGCCACCGCTGGCCGGGTTCACCGTCGGGATCACCGCGGCCCGGCGCGCCGAGGAGCTGGCCACGATGCTGGAGCGCCGCGGCGCCACCATCCAGCACGGGCCCGCGCTGCGCATCGTGGCCCTCGCCGACGACGCCGACCTGGAGAACCGCACCCGCGAGCTCGTCGCGGCACCACCGGACATCACCGTCGCGACCACCGGGATCGGCTACCGCGGCTGGATCGAGGCCGCCGACGGCTGGGGGCTGGGCGAGGAGCTGCTCGCCGCGCTCGGCCGGTCGGAGATGCTGGCCCGCGGGCCCAAGGCGCGCGGCGCGATCCGCGCCTCGGGCCTGGTCGACGCCTGGTCCCCGGAGTCGGAGTCCACCGCCGAGGTGCTGGAGCACCTGCTCGACCGCGGCGTCGAGGGGACCCGGATCGCGGTGCAGCTGCACGGCGAGCCGCTGCCCGACGTCGTCGACGCGCTGGAGATGGCGGGCGCCGAGGTCGTGACGGTGCCGGTCTACCGGTGGGCACCGCCGCTGGACCTCGCCCCGCTGGACCGGCTGATCGACACCACCCTGGCCGGCGGGATCGACGTCCTGGCGTTCACCAGCGCCCCCGCCGCGGCCGGGATCCTCGCCCGTGCCGGGGAGCGGGGTCTGCGCGAGGACCTCCTCACCGCGCTGCGCGGCCCCGTGCTGGCGCTGTGCGTCGGCCCGGTCACCGCGGCACCGCTGGAGGCGCTCGACGTGCCGACCGTGCAGCCGCAGCGCTCCCGGCTCGGCGCGATGGTGCGGACCTGTGAGTCCGTCGCCCCGGCCCGTGCCCGCAGGCTCCCGGTCGGAGGCCACCAGCTGGAGCTGCGCGGACACGCGGTGCTCGTCGACGGCAGGTTCCGCCCGCTCCCGCCGACGCCCATGGCGCTGCTGCGGCTGCTCGCCAGGCGGCCCGGCCGGGTCGTGTCCCGCGCCGAGCTGCTCGCCGCGCAGCCCGGTGGGGCGGGCGACGAGCACGCCGTCGAGAACGCCATCGCCCGGCTCCGCGCCGCACTCGGTGTCCCCGGCCTGGTGCAGACCGTGGTGCGCCGCGGCTACCGGCTCGCACTGGAACCCGAGCACGGCGCGCACTGCGCCGAGGACCCGGAGGTGACCCGGTGA
- the nirD gene encoding nitrite reductase small subunit NirD: MSTQLDASTTTSTGTGATTTAAPAPAGTEPTGWLTVCPVERLQPGRGVAALVGDTQVALFRLADGSVYALGNIDPFTGAAVVSRGIVGDRGGEPTVASPLYKQVFALRDGRCLAGADEGDAVSLPAFVVRVMGDALQVGLR; this comes from the coding sequence ATGAGCACCCAGCTCGACGCGTCCACCACCACCAGCACCGGCACCGGCGCGACCACGACCGCCGCGCCCGCCCCGGCCGGGACCGAGCCCACCGGCTGGCTCACGGTCTGCCCGGTCGAGCGACTGCAGCCCGGCCGGGGGGTCGCCGCACTCGTCGGCGACACCCAGGTCGCGTTGTTCCGTCTCGCCGACGGCTCGGTGTACGCACTGGGCAACATCGACCCGTTCACCGGGGCCGCGGTCGTCTCCCGCGGCATCGTCGGCGACCGCGGCGGCGAGCCGACCGTCGCCTCGCCGCTGTACAAGCAGGTCTTCGCCCTGCGCGACGGCCGCTGCCTCGCGGGTGCCGACGAGGGCGACGCTGTGAGCCTGCCCGCGTTCGTGGTCCGGGTGATGGGCGACGCGCTGCAGGTCGGGCTACGGTGA